A genome region from Megalobrama amblycephala isolate DHTTF-2021 linkage group LG16, ASM1881202v1, whole genome shotgun sequence includes the following:
- the lpar6a gene encoding lysophosphatidic acid receptor 6a produces MYNTTVQMESSTQKWVSSFSNLDNNSLPLNTTSCPKNDNFKYPLYSIVFSIVFMVGLITNVAAMYIFTCSLKLRNETTTYMMNLVVSDLLFVLTLPLRVFYFIQQNWPFGSLLCKLSASLFYTNMYGSILFLTCISVDRFLAIVHPFRSRGLRTKRNAKIVCAAVWILVLSGSLPTGFMLDSTNKQKNNTISCFENFSSNQWKSHLSKVVIFIETVGFLIPLILNVVCSAMVLQTLRRPQTVSRGGKLNKKKILRMIIVHLSIFCFCFIPYNVNLVFYALVRTKTLEGCAVESVVRTIYPIALCIAVSNCCFDPIVYYFTSETIQNSIKRKSQMNRSLDVKFSEALQSETSSSLHFSLRSIKNKMFHYESNV; encoded by the coding sequence ATGTACAACACGACTGTTCAGATGGAGAGTTCGACTCAGAAGTGGGTTAGCAGCTTCAGCAACTTGGACAATAATTCTCTGCCGCTGAACACCACCAGCTGCCCGAAGAATGACAACTTCAAATATCCACTCTACAGTATTGTGTTTAGCATTGTCTTCATGGTGGGACTCATCACCAATGTAGCAGCCATGTACATTTTTACTTGTTCGCTGAAACTGCGCAATGAGACCACAACGTATATGATGAACCTTGTGGTATCGGACTTGTTATTTGTGCTCACACTCCCCTTGAGGGTCTTTTACTTCATCCAGCAGAACTGGCCATTTGGCAGTCTGCTCTGCAAGCTCTCTGCTTCACTCTTTTACACCAACATGTACGGGAGCATCCTCTTCCTAACATGCATCAGCGTGGACCGCTTTCTCGCCATCGTTCACCCCTTCCGTTCGAGAGGGCTCCGGACCAAACGCAATGCTAAAATCGTGTGTGCCGCCGTTTGGATTCTGGTGCTTTCTGGAAGTCTTCCAACAGGCTTCATGCTGGATAgtacaaacaagcaaaaaaataatacaatatccTGCTTTGAGAACTTCTCCTCAAATCAGTGGAAGAGCCATCTCTCTAAGGTGGTGATCTTCATTGAGACAGTGGGGTTCCTTATTCCCCTGATACTGAACGTGGTTTGCTCTGCTATGGTGCTCCAAACTTTGAGGAGGCCGCAGACTGTCAGTCGAGGAGGGAAGCTGAACAAGAAAAAGATCTTGAGGATGATCATCGTCCACCTCTCCATCTTCTGCTTTTGTTTCATCCCCTACAATGTCAACCTTGTTTTCTACGCACTGGTGCGGACGAAAACCTTGGAGGGCTGCGCAGTGGAATCGGTGGTTCGGACCATCTATCCCATCGCTCTGTGCATCGCTGTGTCCAACTGTTGTTTCGACCCCATCGTCTACTATTTCACCTCGGAGACAATACAAAACTCCATTAAGAGGAAGTCTCAGATGAACCGTTCCTTGGATGTCAAGTTCTCGGAGGCCTTGCAGTCAGAGACGTCCTCCTCCCTTCATTTCAGCCTGAGGTCCATAAAGAACAAGATGTTCCATTATGAATCCAACGTATGa